In one window of Tumebacillus amylolyticus DNA:
- a CDS encoding spore germination protein, with protein sequence MTRFVRPRKTKDYRKEKLQNDRFLEKMETLPEPETSTSLNDSLAQIRNILGSSNDLVIREFTFGNNQEHRAALVYFDGLISARIIDEHILKSLMSGMEQRDFLSTSTNLIDLLLEQVLPIGEAKKTARMRDVVKIVLAGDSALLVDSCEEMLLLNTKGWEKRGVQEPMSENVVRGPRDSFTETLRVNSALLRRRIKDPDLRVVTYTVGVRSNTDVCLVYIDGVADEGVVREVGERIQKIEVDGILDGGNIEQFIEDNHWSPFPLIQNTERPDKAAANLLEGKVVIIVDGSPFVLIAPAVLTQFYHSPEDYYERFLIATMLRLIRAGGMTLALLLPSLYIAFSSYHPEMIPSKLVIAMAAGRATVPFPSFVEAFIMEISIEILREASVRLPGPIGPTIGIVGALIVGESAVRAGIVSPIMVIVVALTTIGSFAAPSYNAAIALRMLRFPAMIFAATFGLYGIMQYLILIIIHLCTLKSFGVPYLAPFTPGNLLAMGDSFIRIPLYRMWKRPNVFTRKAELTRTLATSAEGVKKPNEPDNQGQQN encoded by the coding sequence ATGACTCGTTTTGTACGCCCTCGGAAAACCAAGGACTATCGCAAGGAAAAACTGCAAAACGATCGCTTTTTAGAAAAAATGGAGACCCTCCCCGAACCTGAAACGTCAACGTCACTAAACGATTCCCTCGCCCAGATTCGCAACATTCTCGGATCGAGCAACGATCTGGTGATCCGAGAATTTACCTTCGGGAACAACCAAGAGCACCGAGCGGCCCTCGTGTATTTCGACGGCTTGATTTCCGCTCGCATCATCGACGAACACATTCTCAAGTCCTTGATGAGCGGCATGGAGCAACGAGACTTCCTCAGCACCTCGACGAACCTCATCGACCTGCTTTTGGAACAAGTTCTGCCGATCGGGGAAGCGAAAAAAACCGCCCGGATGCGCGACGTGGTCAAGATCGTGCTCGCCGGAGACTCTGCACTCCTCGTCGATTCCTGCGAAGAGATGCTGCTGCTGAACACCAAAGGGTGGGAAAAACGCGGCGTCCAAGAACCGATGTCGGAGAACGTGGTGCGCGGTCCGCGAGACTCGTTTACCGAAACGTTGCGTGTCAATTCCGCCCTGCTTCGACGCCGAATCAAAGACCCCGACCTGCGGGTCGTCACGTATACCGTGGGCGTGCGGAGCAACACGGACGTCTGCCTCGTGTACATCGACGGGGTGGCCGATGAAGGGGTTGTCCGTGAAGTCGGGGAACGCATCCAAAAAATCGAAGTGGACGGCATCTTGGACGGAGGCAACATCGAGCAGTTCATCGAGGACAATCATTGGTCGCCGTTTCCCTTGATTCAGAATACGGAACGTCCCGACAAAGCGGCGGCGAATCTCTTGGAGGGCAAAGTGGTCATCATCGTGGACGGTTCTCCGTTCGTCCTGATCGCGCCGGCGGTGTTGACGCAGTTCTACCACTCCCCGGAAGACTACTATGAGCGGTTCTTGATCGCCACGATGCTGCGGTTGATTCGAGCGGGCGGGATGACGCTTGCGTTGTTGCTGCCCTCTCTGTACATTGCGTTCTCGTCGTACCACCCGGAGATGATTCCGTCCAAACTCGTCATCGCGATGGCGGCGGGGCGGGCGACGGTGCCTTTTCCCTCCTTTGTGGAGGCGTTTATCATGGAGATTTCCATCGAGATTCTGCGGGAAGCGAGCGTCCGACTCCCCGGTCCGATCGGTCCGACCATCGGCATCGTCGGAGCGCTCATCGTCGGGGAATCGGCGGTTCGGGCGGGGATCGTCTCTCCGATTATGGTCATCGTCGTCGCGCTGACCACGATCGGTTCCTTTGCCGCACCGAGTTACAACGCCGCCATCGCCCTGCGCATGCTTCGATTCCCCGCCATGATCTTTGCCGCGACGTTCGGTCTCTATGGGATCATGCAATATCTGATCTTGATCATCATTCATCTCTGTACGCTGAAATCGTTTGGCGTGCCCTATCTGGCTCCGTTCACCCCGGGCAATTTGTTGGCGATGGGGGACAGCTTCATTCGAATCCCTCTGTACAGGATGTGGAAACGACCGAACGTATTCACACGAAAAGCGGAACTGACGAGAACGCTTGCGACATCAGCGGAGGGAGTGAAAAAACCCAATGAGCCGGACAACCAAGGGCAACAAAATTGA
- the mfd gene encoding transcription-repair coupling factor, with translation MQSLVQVMRTDQDFQRVLNGCLEGLKEQLITGLTGSAQHLCLAGLRGSLARPLLIVTHNMGRAQQMYEDMLELLPDDVVRLFPDREMGFADVMAYSPELASNRLSVLEALVRGEAPVIIAPMAALHQPLVGPENFAKASRTLRVGDEVNLDELLEHLVYLGYERAEMVESKGEFSVRGGILDLFPLTRDEAVRIEFFDVEIDSIRSFDASTQRSSEKMAEVVLYPIREFIAEPMRIRAAAGALQIRLHEQMNKVKDESILEKLRENIGVDIEAMLEGIPTPNLVRYIELLDPQKPTVMDYLSPHTLWVFDEPARLRETIKVIEREEQEWYLSALEHGEMLPGLLTENNRNLLFSDRRLQKLFFSLFTRAIPGLNVQAVINTQTRSMQNFHGQMTVLKTEVDRWTKTGFQVVFLAANPERAERLHRVLEDYLMQADIVTQWDGTHTRPLILIGNLATGFELTTLKLAVITETEVFTTKKKSRKMKTLSDAQKIKSYQDLKVGDYVVHINHGIGKYMGIQTKDILGIHKDYLHIKYKGKDELFVPVEQIDLVQKYVGSEEKEPKIYALGGSDWQRVRTKVQSAVQDIAQDLIKLYAEREATKGHAFSTDTAWQREFEAMFPYSETEDQIRCIEEIKKDMQRTRPMDRLLCGDVGYGKTEVAIRAAFKSVMDGKQVAILVPTTILAQQHFQTFSERMSGFPVRVELISRFRSKAQITEVTKGMKEGSVDIVIGTHRLLSKTMQFKDLGLLIIDEEQRFGVTHKEKLKQLKTNVDCLTLTATPIPRTLHMSMIGVRDLSVIETPPENRFPVQTYVVEHNDGIIREAIEREMGRGGQVYFLFNKINGIQETANHIQQLVPDAKVLVGHGQMAEDELEKTMLDFLSGDADVLVSTTIIETGLDVPNVNTLIVQDADHLGLSQLYQLRGRVGRSNRIAYAYFTYQRNKVLNETAEKRLQAIKEFTELGSGFKIAMRDLSIRGAGNLLGAQQHGFIASVGFDLYSQMLAEAIEELKQGGVKEEKWPDPTVELSVDAYLPTTYIEDSMQKIEIYKKFVGARTLDEVRDLEEEVEDRFGDIPLEVRNLLSVSLLKAYAIKYRFTEIKQTPQGDILLKLHESQNKEIDGEKLFAMTREFPNRMKLTAQQQIIVTLKSKGLKDEEILTMLLKFMELYKVVPKRQEDLENVSP, from the coding sequence GTGCAATCTCTTGTACAAGTCATGCGCACCGACCAGGACTTTCAGCGAGTTCTGAACGGTTGTCTGGAAGGGCTCAAGGAACAACTGATCACAGGGCTGACCGGGTCGGCCCAACATCTTTGCCTCGCGGGATTGCGAGGTTCTTTGGCGCGCCCGCTCTTGATTGTCACCCACAACATGGGCCGCGCCCAGCAAATGTACGAAGACATGCTGGAACTGCTGCCCGACGATGTCGTGCGCCTGTTTCCCGACCGGGAGATGGGCTTTGCCGACGTCATGGCGTATTCGCCGGAGCTCGCGTCGAACCGACTTTCCGTTTTGGAAGCGCTTGTACGAGGCGAAGCTCCCGTCATCATCGCGCCGATGGCCGCCCTTCACCAACCGCTCGTCGGCCCCGAGAATTTTGCAAAAGCGTCGCGGACCCTTCGTGTCGGCGACGAAGTGAACCTCGACGAACTCTTGGAACATCTCGTCTACCTCGGCTATGAACGCGCCGAGATGGTCGAGTCCAAGGGGGAGTTTTCCGTTCGCGGCGGCATCCTCGACCTGTTCCCGCTGACACGAGACGAAGCGGTGCGGATCGAATTTTTTGACGTGGAGATCGACTCCATCCGGAGTTTTGACGCCTCGACCCAACGCTCGTCGGAGAAAATGGCCGAAGTCGTCCTCTACCCGATCCGCGAGTTCATCGCCGAACCGATGCGAATTCGCGCGGCGGCGGGGGCGCTCCAGATTCGCCTCCACGAGCAGATGAACAAAGTCAAAGACGAGAGCATCCTCGAAAAACTCCGCGAGAACATCGGCGTCGACATCGAAGCGATGCTCGAAGGCATCCCGACGCCGAACCTCGTTCGCTACATTGAACTGCTCGACCCGCAGAAGCCGACGGTGATGGACTATCTCTCCCCGCATACTCTGTGGGTGTTCGACGAACCGGCCCGCCTGCGCGAGACGATCAAAGTCATCGAACGCGAAGAGCAGGAGTGGTATCTCTCCGCGCTCGAACACGGCGAGATGTTGCCGGGTTTGCTGACGGAGAACAACCGCAACTTGCTGTTCAGCGACCGGAGATTGCAGAAGCTCTTTTTCTCCCTGTTCACGCGCGCCATTCCGGGGTTGAACGTGCAAGCGGTCATCAACACGCAGACGCGCTCCATGCAGAACTTCCACGGGCAGATGACCGTCCTCAAAACGGAAGTCGACCGCTGGACGAAAACCGGCTTCCAAGTCGTGTTCCTCGCCGCCAACCCAGAGCGTGCGGAGCGACTGCATCGCGTGCTCGAAGACTACCTGATGCAAGCGGACATCGTCACCCAATGGGACGGCACCCACACGCGGCCTTTGATTCTGATCGGGAACCTTGCGACCGGCTTTGAACTGACAACGCTCAAACTCGCGGTGATCACCGAGACCGAAGTTTTTACAACCAAGAAAAAGTCGCGCAAGATGAAAACGCTCTCCGACGCGCAGAAGATCAAGTCCTACCAAGACCTCAAAGTCGGGGACTATGTGGTGCATATCAACCACGGCATCGGGAAGTACATGGGCATCCAGACCAAGGATATTCTCGGAATACACAAGGATTATCTGCATATTAAATACAAAGGCAAGGACGAGCTGTTCGTCCCTGTCGAACAAATCGACCTTGTGCAGAAATATGTGGGCTCCGAAGAGAAGGAACCGAAAATTTACGCCCTCGGGGGCTCCGATTGGCAGCGCGTGCGCACCAAAGTCCAATCGGCCGTCCAAGACATCGCGCAAGACCTGATCAAACTCTACGCCGAACGCGAAGCGACCAAAGGCCATGCGTTCTCCACCGACACGGCGTGGCAGCGCGAGTTTGAAGCGATGTTCCCGTACAGCGAAACGGAAGACCAAATCCGATGCATCGAAGAAATCAAAAAAGACATGCAGCGCACCCGCCCGATGGACCGCTTGCTGTGCGGCGACGTCGGCTACGGCAAAACGGAAGTCGCGATTCGCGCCGCCTTCAAGTCGGTGATGGACGGCAAGCAAGTCGCGATCCTCGTCCCGACGACCATCCTCGCGCAACAGCATTTCCAAACGTTCAGCGAGCGGATGTCCGGCTTCCCGGTCCGTGTGGAATTGATCTCGCGCTTCCGTTCGAAAGCGCAGATCACCGAAGTGACCAAAGGCATGAAGGAAGGCTCGGTCGACATCGTCATCGGCACGCACCGTCTGCTTTCCAAGACGATGCAGTTCAAAGACCTCGGCCTGCTGATCATCGACGAAGAGCAACGCTTCGGCGTCACGCACAAGGAGAAACTCAAGCAGCTCAAGACCAACGTGGACTGCTTGACCCTGACGGCAACGCCGATCCCGCGAACTCTGCACATGTCGATGATCGGGGTGCGCGACCTCTCCGTCATCGAGACGCCGCCGGAGAACCGTTTTCCTGTCCAAACGTACGTCGTGGAGCACAACGACGGCATCATCCGAGAAGCGATCGAGCGCGAGATGGGGCGCGGCGGGCAAGTGTACTTCCTCTTCAACAAGATCAACGGGATTCAAGAGACCGCCAACCACATCCAACAGTTGGTGCCGGACGCCAAAGTCCTCGTCGGACACGGGCAGATGGCCGAAGACGAACTGGAAAAAACGATGCTCGACTTCCTGAGCGGCGACGCGGACGTCCTCGTCTCCACCACGATCATTGAGACCGGGCTCGACGTGCCCAACGTCAACACCCTGATCGTGCAGGATGCCGACCATCTGGGCCTCTCGCAGCTCTACCAGTTGCGCGGCCGTGTCGGGCGCTCGAACCGAATCGCCTACGCCTACTTCACCTACCAACGCAACAAAGTGCTGAACGAAACCGCAGAGAAACGCCTGCAAGCGATCAAGGAATTCACGGAGCTCGGTTCCGGGTTCAAGATCGCCATGCGCGACCTCTCGATTCGCGGGGCGGGCAACTTGCTCGGTGCGCAACAGCACGGCTTCATCGCGTCGGTCGGCTTCGACCTCTACAGCCAGATGCTCGCCGAGGCGATTGAAGAACTGAAGCAAGGTGGGGTCAAAGAAGAGAAGTGGCCGGACCCGACCGTTGAACTGTCCGTCGACGCCTACTTGCCGACCACCTACATTGAAGACTCGATGCAAAAGATCGAAATCTATAAAAAATTCGTGGGCGCGCGCACCCTCGACGAAGTGCGCGATCTCGAAGAGGAAGTCGAGGACCGCTTCGGAGACATTCCGCTGGAAGTCCGCAACTTGCTGAGCGTCTCGCTGCTCAAAGCGTACGCGATCAAGTACCGCTTCACCGAGATCAAGCAGACGCCGCAGGGCGACATCCTGCTCAAGCTCCACGAATCGCAGAACAAGGAAATCGACGGCGAGAAGCTGTTCGCGATGACCCGCGAGTTCCCGAACCGCATGAAGCTCACCGCGCAACAGCAGATCATCGTCACCCTGAAATCCAAGGGGCTCAAAGACGAAGAGATCCTCACCATGCTCTTGAAGTTCATGGAACTGTACAAGGTCGTTCCAAAACGTCAGGAGGACTTGGAAAATGTCTCGCCCTAA
- a CDS encoding anti-sigma-F factor Fin family protein has product MSIIYYCRHCQHQVGELPNSHVHDVRLGLHSLTPDEAADIISYNSIQDSTYVKTVCEHCQEALEANPELNLLSNPLQ; this is encoded by the coding sequence ATGAGCATCATCTACTATTGCCGTCATTGCCAACATCAAGTCGGCGAACTGCCGAATTCGCACGTCCACGATGTGCGCCTCGGGTTGCATTCCTTGACGCCCGATGAAGCCGCCGATATAATTTCTTATAATTCGATTCAAGATTCAACCTACGTGAAGACGGTTTGCGAACATTGTCAGGAAGCTCTGGAAGCCAATCCGGAGTTGAACCTGCTCAGCAACCCGTTGCAGTAA
- a CDS encoding peptidylprolyl isomerase, with translation MSRPKQPKQPTRRKKRLWLAIPTVLLLVAALLPATGCNTDSGVVATYSGGQVLQSEFEKQFHFQRSLLLPTYQESDDNKKSFLTEYITLHKILVDEAKKAGVKIDESSVSGDIEQYKDQVTDMVFNGDRTKFDAEMKQYKLTDDDIKQLVLDDYYLREYKQVKTKDVHVTPDEVKAYFEHDPSLFMTGTVSHILVATVEQAKQIKDRLAKGEDFATIAKASSLDPTAKLNGGTMADVTFDSFEDDFRQAAGKATVGQITDPVHTAYGWHILRVDKRNSPTLADVQKDAEQKALADKQNAAWQAYYEQTEQNAGIQITLPK, from the coding sequence ATGTCTCGCCCTAAACAACCCAAACAACCCACCCGTCGAAAAAAACGCCTCTGGCTTGCCATCCCCACCGTGCTGTTGCTCGTCGCCGCGTTGCTCCCGGCGACGGGCTGCAACACCGATTCCGGCGTCGTCGCCACGTACAGCGGCGGACAAGTCCTACAGTCGGAGTTTGAAAAGCAGTTCCATTTCCAACGCTCGCTGTTGCTCCCGACCTACCAAGAATCGGACGACAACAAAAAAAGCTTCCTCACCGAGTACATCACCCTGCACAAAATCCTCGTCGACGAAGCGAAAAAAGCGGGCGTCAAAATCGACGAAAGCTCCGTCTCCGGCGACATCGAGCAATACAAAGACCAAGTGACCGACATGGTCTTCAACGGCGACCGCACGAAGTTCGACGCGGAGATGAAACAGTACAAACTCACCGACGACGACATCAAGCAACTCGTCCTCGACGACTACTACCTGCGCGAGTACAAGCAAGTGAAAACCAAGGACGTCCACGTCACCCCCGACGAAGTGAAAGCGTACTTCGAGCACGACCCGTCCCTGTTCATGACGGGCACCGTCTCGCACATCCTCGTCGCAACCGTTGAGCAAGCGAAACAAATCAAAGACCGTCTCGCCAAAGGCGAAGACTTCGCCACCATCGCCAAAGCTTCGTCGCTCGACCCGACCGCCAAACTCAACGGCGGCACGATGGCCGACGTGACGTTCGACTCGTTCGAAGACGACTTCCGCCAAGCGGCGGGCAAAGCGACGGTGGGGCAGATCACCGATCCGGTTCATACCGCCTACGGGTGGCACATCTTGCGTGTGGACAAGCGAAACAGTCCAACGCTTGCCGACGTGCAGAAGGATGCGGAGCAAAAAGCGCTGGCCGACAAACAGAACGCCGCATGGCAAGCCTACTATGAACAAACGGAGCAAAATGCTGGAATTCAGATCACATTACCCAAGTAA
- the spoVT gene encoding stage V sporulation protein T, translated as MKATGIVRRIDDLGRVVIPKEIRRTLRIREGDPLEIFVDRDGEVILKKYSPIGELGDFAKEYAESLSETLGHITLITDRDVIIAVAGASKRDFLEKPIGNDVEKSMEDRKTVSNFTAGEFTITREKAEPFSAQVIAPIIAGGDPIGSVIILSREDNIKMSELEVKLAETAAGFLAKQMEQ; from the coding sequence ATGAAAGCAACCGGTATTGTACGCAGAATCGACGATTTGGGCCGTGTCGTAATTCCGAAGGAAATCCGTAGAACGCTCCGCATCCGAGAGGGTGACCCGCTTGAAATCTTTGTAGACCGCGACGGGGAAGTCATCCTCAAGAAATACTCGCCGATCGGCGAACTGGGTGACTTTGCGAAGGAATATGCAGAATCCCTGAGCGAAACCCTCGGTCACATCACTTTGATCACCGACCGTGACGTCATCATCGCGGTAGCCGGCGCTTCCAAGCGCGACTTCCTCGAAAAGCCGATTGGCAACGACGTCGAAAAATCGATGGAAGATCGCAAAACGGTCTCCAACTTCACCGCAGGCGAGTTCACCATCACCCGTGAAAAAGCCGAACCCTTCTCCGCCCAAGTCATCGCGCCGATCATCGCCGGCGGCGACCCGATCGGCTCCGTCATCATCCTCTCTCGTGAAGACAACATCAAAATGAGCGAACTCGAAGTCAAACTCGCCGAAACGGCAGCCGGCTTCCTCGCCAAACAAATGGAGCAATAA
- a CDS encoding GNAT family N-acetyltransferase has product MTRHSTTTLAPGFTVRAPRTDEAAKALDVIVAYDVAEYGEPDYELEDVEQDWSKLDLNRNAWFVETADGQIAAYAMLDGNSATAFEHPNFRDLGLLEHLLDRMEARRLEVAAEQDVESAITIRYWTNGQNPREQELFAGRGYDVIRTFWRMQIEMQEAPPQPQLPEGITLRTYVPGEDDQRFIDMMNITFADHWDHEEITLESFLSPHRIYTQPDDWMVAEDETGRFVAGIKSRPSMGSAWITSVSVHPDLRGKGLGLAILHYIFGVYYRRGITRAWLAVDSENSTGATSLYERAGMRPVKVHNRFEKVLG; this is encoded by the coding sequence ATGACCCGACATAGCACCACTACGCTTGCCCCCGGATTTACTGTCCGCGCACCGCGCACGGACGAAGCTGCAAAAGCTCTGGACGTCATCGTCGCCTACGACGTAGCCGAGTACGGCGAACCCGACTATGAGTTGGAGGACGTCGAGCAGGACTGGTCGAAACTCGATCTGAACCGCAACGCGTGGTTCGTCGAGACGGCTGACGGACAGATCGCCGCCTACGCGATGCTCGACGGCAACTCCGCCACTGCGTTTGAGCACCCGAACTTTCGTGATCTCGGCCTGCTGGAACACTTGCTCGACAGGATGGAAGCTCGCCGACTCGAAGTGGCCGCTGAGCAAGATGTGGAGTCCGCGATTACGATCCGCTATTGGACGAACGGACAGAATCCGCGTGAGCAGGAGCTTTTTGCAGGGCGCGGGTATGACGTGATCCGCACGTTCTGGCGGATGCAGATCGAGATGCAGGAAGCCCCGCCTCAACCGCAACTTCCCGAAGGCATTACGCTTCGGACTTACGTGCCGGGCGAGGACGACCAGCGCTTCATCGACATGATGAACATCACGTTCGCAGATCACTGGGATCACGAAGAGATTACGCTGGAGAGCTTTCTCTCTCCGCACCGCATCTACACGCAACCGGACGACTGGATGGTGGCCGAGGATGAGACGGGCCGTTTCGTCGCCGGGATCAAGAGCCGTCCTTCGATGGGCAGCGCCTGGATCACCTCCGTGTCTGTTCATCCGGACCTGCGCGGCAAGGGACTGGGGCTGGCGATCTTGCACTACATCTTCGGCGTCTACTACCGCCGAGGCATCACCCGCGCATGGCTTGCGGTCGACTCGGAGAACTCGACCGGCGCGACTTCTCTCTACGAACGAGCGGGCATGCGTCCGGTGAAGGTACACAACCGCTTTGAGAAAGTCTTGGGCTAG
- the pth gene encoding aminoacyl-tRNA hydrolase → MKLIIGLGNPGSEYAKTRHNIGFMAIDKLAEAYRIDVTKSKFQALYGEGNHKGEKIVLLKPMTYMNLSGNALREAMSWYKPALEDIVVIYDDMDTQVGKLRLRTKGSAGGQNGVKSIIQHLGTQEFQRIRMGIGRPAPGSDAIKHVLMNFRQEEQILINEAVSKIPDVIDCIIDQNFTIAMNRYNG, encoded by the coding sequence ATGAAACTGATCATTGGACTGGGCAATCCGGGCTCCGAATATGCGAAGACCCGGCACAACATCGGCTTCATGGCGATCGACAAACTCGCCGAAGCCTATCGAATCGACGTCACCAAAAGCAAATTCCAAGCACTTTACGGCGAAGGCAACCACAAAGGCGAGAAGATCGTCCTGCTCAAGCCGATGACCTACATGAATCTCTCCGGCAACGCCCTGCGCGAAGCGATGAGTTGGTACAAGCCCGCCCTCGAAGACATCGTCGTCATCTACGACGACATGGACACACAGGTCGGCAAACTGCGTCTGCGCACCAAGGGGTCGGCGGGGGGACAGAACGGCGTCAAGTCGATCATCCAACACCTCGGCACCCAAGAGTTCCAACGCATTCGCATGGGGATCGGTCGCCCGGCACCGGGCAGCGACGCCATCAAGCACGTCCTTATGAATTTCCGCCAAGAGGAACAAATTTTGATTAACGAAGCGGTCTCAAAAATTCCGGACGTCATAGACTGTATCATCGACCAAAACTTCACCATCGCCATGAACCGCTACAACGGGTAG